From a region of the Nodosilinea sp. PGN35 genome:
- the cobQ gene encoding cobyric acid synthase CobQ encodes MRAIMVVGTASHVGKSLITTALCRILSRRGWRVAPFKGQNMALNSYVTANGGEMGYAQAVQAWAAGVPPQVEMNPILLKPQGDMTSQVILKGRAVGRTTATQYYDNFFDQGWQAIQESLTRLGQDYDFLVCEGAGSPVEVNLKHRDLTNMRIAKHLNAPTVLVADIDRGGVFAHIVGTLELMEPEERALVKGIIINKFRGQREVLEPGLTWLKERTGIPVLGVVPWIENALPAEDSLSLLDRTPGSKKQADITIAVIRLPRISNFTDFDPLEAEPNVRVVYLSPKEKLSYPDAVIIPGTKTTIADLLILQRTGMAEELQNYVAAGGTVMGVCGGFQMMGQFLADPEGIEGHEGRFPGLDMFPLRTVITQQKIARQRTVSSRFPQEGLPVSGYELHQGRTQLLLSEGQDEKGTKFEFLFEDRSLGVVDASQSLWGTYLHGIFDNGPWRRAWLNRLRQQRGLGSLPTGIPNYREQREAVLNELTEAVSEHLDLTPLLG; translated from the coding sequence ATGAGAGCAATCATGGTAGTGGGAACAGCCTCCCACGTGGGCAAATCACTGATTACCACGGCCCTCTGCCGCATTCTCAGCCGTCGGGGTTGGCGAGTTGCTCCCTTTAAAGGGCAAAACATGGCCCTCAATTCCTACGTCACCGCCAACGGCGGCGAGATGGGCTATGCCCAGGCGGTACAGGCCTGGGCCGCCGGGGTGCCTCCCCAGGTCGAGATGAACCCCATCTTGCTCAAGCCCCAGGGCGATATGACCTCCCAGGTAATTCTCAAGGGCCGGGCCGTGGGGCGCACCACCGCCACGCAGTACTACGACAACTTCTTTGACCAGGGCTGGCAGGCCATTCAGGAAAGCCTCACCCGCCTCGGCCAAGACTACGACTTTTTGGTGTGTGAAGGGGCGGGCAGCCCGGTTGAGGTCAACCTCAAGCACCGCGACCTCACCAACATGCGCATCGCCAAGCACCTCAACGCTCCCACTGTACTGGTGGCCGACATCGATCGCGGCGGTGTCTTTGCCCACATTGTTGGCACCCTGGAGCTGATGGAGCCCGAGGAGCGCGCCCTGGTCAAGGGCATCATCATCAACAAGTTTCGCGGCCAGCGCGAGGTGCTCGAACCCGGCCTGACCTGGCTCAAAGAGCGCACCGGCATCCCGGTTCTCGGTGTGGTGCCCTGGATTGAAAACGCCCTGCCCGCCGAGGACTCCCTCAGCCTGCTCGATCGCACCCCCGGCAGCAAAAAACAGGCCGACATCACCATTGCCGTCATTCGCCTGCCGCGCATCTCTAACTTTACCGACTTCGACCCGCTAGAGGCCGAACCCAACGTGCGCGTGGTTTACCTCAGCCCCAAAGAAAAACTCAGCTACCCCGACGCGGTGATTATCCCCGGCACCAAGACCACCATCGCCGACCTGCTGATTTTGCAGCGCACCGGTATGGCCGAGGAGCTGCAAAACTACGTGGCCGCTGGGGGCACGGTGATGGGCGTCTGCGGCGGCTTTCAAATGATGGGCCAGTTCTTGGCCGATCCCGAGGGCATTGAGGGCCACGAGGGTCGCTTCCCCGGCCTCGATATGTTCCCGCTGAGAACCGTCATTACCCAGCAAAAGATTGCCCGCCAGCGCACCGTTAGCTCCCGCTTTCCCCAGGAGGGGCTGCCGGTGTCGGGCTACGAACTACACCAGGGCCGCACCCAGCTGCTGCTCTCCGAGGGGCAAGACGAGAAGGGCACCAAGTTTGAGTTCTTGTTTGAAGACCGCAGCCTGGGCGTGGTCGATGCCAGCCAGTCGCTCTGGGGCACCTACCTGCACGGTATCTTCGACAATGGCCCCTGGCGGCGTGCCTGGCTCAACCGCCTGCGCCAGCAGCGGGGCCTGGGGTCGCTGCCCACGGGCATTCCCAACTACCGCGAACAGCGCGAGGCGGTGCTGAATGAGCTGACCGAAGCGGTGAGCGAGCATTTAGATCTGACGCCACTGCTGGGGTAA
- a CDS encoding ABC transporter substrate-binding protein, translating into MKRRTFLPTLIAFVCSLLITVGCAQDTPQADGTATDAPPTTASGEPVKLGYSSWAGWWPWAIAAEEGLFEANGANVELIWFDGYLESMQALAAGQLDANSQTLNDTISFAGDAINGMVAVLVNDNSAGNDKVIGAEGIDTVADLAGKSVALEEGVVGDFLLSLALEDAGLSRDDVTIRNLETGAAATAFAAGQVDGFAGWVPFWETALSREGSKELVTSADYPGAIPDLLVVSQQLIDSRPDQVQALVNTWFDILAFIDENPERASEIMARRASVSDSEFEKYTEGTKIFTLDENLEAFSAGGDDMKHMPYASQVMADFMVGVGFIPEAPDLEAILDDQFVKAYAAEQ; encoded by the coding sequence ATGAAACGACGCACTTTTTTGCCCACCCTCATTGCCTTTGTGTGCAGCCTGCTGATCACCGTCGGCTGTGCCCAGGACACACCCCAGGCTGACGGCACTGCAACCGATGCCCCCCCGACCACTGCGTCCGGTGAGCCGGTGAAGCTGGGCTACAGCAGCTGGGCGGGCTGGTGGCCCTGGGCGATCGCTGCCGAAGAGGGCCTGTTCGAAGCAAACGGGGCCAACGTCGAGCTGATCTGGTTCGACGGCTACCTGGAGTCAATGCAGGCCCTGGCCGCCGGGCAGCTCGACGCCAACAGCCAAACCCTCAACGACACCATTTCTTTTGCTGGGGATGCGATCAACGGCATGGTGGCGGTGCTGGTCAACGACAACTCCGCCGGTAACGACAAGGTGATTGGGGCCGAGGGCATCGACACCGTTGCCGATCTGGCGGGCAAAAGCGTTGCCCTGGAAGAAGGCGTGGTGGGCGACTTTTTGCTCAGCCTGGCCCTCGAAGATGCGGGCCTGAGTCGAGACGATGTAACGATTAGAAACCTGGAAACCGGGGCGGCGGCCACGGCCTTTGCCGCCGGGCAGGTAGACGGCTTTGCGGGCTGGGTACCCTTCTGGGAAACGGCGCTCTCCCGCGAGGGCAGCAAAGAGCTGGTGACATCGGCGGATTACCCCGGCGCAATTCCTGACCTGCTGGTGGTCAGCCAACAGCTGATCGACAGCCGCCCTGACCAGGTGCAGGCCCTGGTGAATACCTGGTTCGACATTCTGGCCTTTATCGACGAAAACCCTGAGCGGGCTAGCGAAATTATGGCGAGACGGGCCAGCGTCAGCGACAGCGAGTTTGAGAAATACACCGAGGGCACCAAGATTTTTACCCTGGACGAAAACCTGGAGGCCTTTAGCGCAGGCGGCGACGACATGAAGCACATGCCCTACGCCTCCCAGGTGATGGCTGACTTCATGGTGGGAGTTGGGTTTATCCCTGAGGCCCCGGATCTAGAGGCCATTCTCGATGACCAATTTGTCAAGGCCTACGCCGCTGAACAGTAG
- a CDS encoding ABC transporter permease — translation MTPASPSFSTAPAAPQGMKPSVFWRLADDIPRPLSTALMVLSIAVPFALWWLVASLDLVNDKFLPSPWQVAQALGRLWTGGFLVGDTAASILRVTVGFGLAALVSVPIGIAMGAFASVRSLLEPIVGVVRYMPAPAFIPLLVIYLGLGEAPKIALIFIGTVFFNVLMIMDAVKFVPKALLETTYTLGGRRRQALFQVITPFVVPNIIDTFRINIATSWNLVVVAELVAAENGLGKRIVLAQKFFNTDEIFACLIILGVIGFALDLSLRALMKATCKWAVD, via the coding sequence GTGACTCCCGCTTCCCCTTCTTTTTCCACCGCCCCCGCCGCCCCCCAGGGCATGAAGCCCAGCGTCTTTTGGCGGCTGGCCGACGACATTCCCAGGCCGCTGAGCACGGCGCTGATGGTGCTCTCGATTGCGGTACCCTTTGCGCTGTGGTGGTTGGTGGCCAGCCTTGATCTGGTAAACGACAAGTTTTTGCCCTCGCCCTGGCAGGTAGCCCAGGCGCTGGGGCGGCTGTGGACGGGCGGCTTTTTGGTGGGCGACACCGCCGCCAGCATTCTGCGGGTGACGGTGGGATTTGGGCTGGCGGCGCTGGTGTCGGTGCCCATTGGCATTGCGATGGGGGCCTTTGCCAGCGTGCGATCGCTGCTCGAACCGATCGTCGGTGTGGTGCGCTATATGCCCGCCCCCGCCTTCATCCCCCTCTTGGTCATCTACCTGGGCCTGGGAGAAGCGCCCAAAATCGCCCTGATCTTCATCGGCACCGTATTCTTCAACGTTTTGATGATTATGGACGCGGTGAAGTTTGTGCCTAAGGCCCTGCTCGAAACCACCTACACCCTGGGCGGGCGGCGGCGACAGGCGCTGTTTCAGGTGATTACGCCCTTCGTGGTGCCCAACATTATCGACACCTTTCGCATCAACATTGCCACCTCGTGGAACCTGGTGGTGGTAGCAGAACTGGTGGCGGCAGAAAACGGCCTGGGCAAGCGCATTGTGCTGGCCCAAAAGTTTTTTAATACCGATGAAATCTTCGCCTGTCTGATCATTCTGGGTGTGATTGGCTTTGCCCTGGATCTGTCGCTGCGGGCGCTGATGAAAGCTACCTGCAAATGGGCGGTGGACTAG
- a CDS encoding Npun_F0494 family protein: MASVETDHAIALRYPRRSLKRAERAFRCSPFRRELLGDMRSQSVSMRQVCGRGGLKSGYSRRLLPELKAETEMMWLIAVGLLRREVDGQGLTDSFRLTPMGRQVFDALAPLTPAQYRPTLSDHLYNAWCRWVRWPSWATL, encoded by the coding sequence ATGGCATCAGTTGAGACCGATCACGCCATTGCCCTGCGCTATCCCCGGCGATCGCTAAAGCGGGCTGAGCGGGCCTTTCGGTGCTCCCCCTTTCGGCGAGAGTTGCTGGGGGACATGCGATCGCAGAGCGTCTCCATGCGCCAGGTATGCGGCCGGGGCGGCCTCAAAAGTGGCTACAGCCGCCGCCTTCTACCCGAGCTAAAAGCCGAAACCGAAATGATGTGGCTGATCGCCGTGGGCCTGCTGCGCCGCGAAGTCGATGGTCAGGGCCTGACCGACAGCTTTCGCCTCACCCCCATGGGTCGCCAGGTGTTTGACGCCCTAGCGCCCCTCACCCCGGCCCAGTATCGCCCCACCCTGAGCGATCATCTCTATAATGCATGGTGCCGCTGGGTGCGTTGGCCCTCCTGGGCCACTCTTTGA
- the glnT gene encoding type III glutamate--ammonia ligase — translation MAHSLTPEIEALKSSLEAKGVKYALASYVDIHGMGKAKMVPLAHLGQMMGGSELFTGAALDGVPQAISDEEVAAMPDAATATVLPWQPEIAWFASDLYLKGQPFEACCRTILKQMLAKAAAMGFTFNLGIETEFFMLKENADGSFGPVSDRDTLAKPCYDLPSLLDNAPWLSELVEYMNQLGWDVYSFDHEDANGQFETDFAYSDALTMADRLTFFRLMVKEVARKHGYFASFMPKPFGDRTGSGAHYNMSLADLATGQNLFENADDPRGCKLSKLGYQFIAGVLRHAKAICAVTCPTVNSYKRLLRQGSMSGFTWAPVYICYGNNNRTNMLRIPLAGGRVECRAADIATNPYLGAAMILAAGLEGIAEGLDPGDPHTENMYNYSLSDLNTLGIDMLPRTLQEAIDAFEADSLSQAVMGPLMHQTYIDFRRQEWNEYHTHISDWEIKRYLKFF, via the coding sequence ATGGCCCATTCGCTCACCCCTGAAATCGAAGCGCTCAAATCTTCCCTGGAGGCAAAGGGCGTCAAGTACGCCCTGGCCAGCTACGTGGATATCCACGGCATGGGCAAAGCCAAGATGGTGCCCCTGGCTCACCTGGGGCAGATGATGGGAGGTTCGGAACTGTTTACCGGCGCGGCCCTCGATGGGGTGCCCCAGGCGATCAGCGATGAGGAGGTGGCGGCGATGCCCGATGCGGCCACGGCCACGGTGCTGCCCTGGCAACCCGAGATCGCCTGGTTTGCCAGCGATCTCTACCTCAAGGGGCAGCCCTTTGAGGCTTGCTGCCGCACCATTCTCAAGCAGATGCTGGCCAAGGCGGCGGCGATGGGATTTACCTTCAACCTGGGCATTGAGACTGAGTTTTTCATGCTCAAGGAAAATGCCGACGGCAGCTTTGGCCCGGTGAGCGATCGCGATACCCTGGCCAAACCCTGCTACGACCTGCCCAGCCTGCTCGACAACGCCCCCTGGCTGAGCGAACTGGTCGAGTACATGAATCAGCTCGGCTGGGACGTCTATTCCTTTGACCACGAGGACGCCAACGGCCAGTTTGAAACCGACTTTGCCTACAGCGATGCCCTGACCATGGCCGATCGCCTCACCTTCTTCCGGCTGATGGTTAAAGAGGTGGCCCGCAAGCACGGCTACTTCGCCAGCTTTATGCCCAAACCCTTCGGCGATCGCACCGGCAGCGGTGCCCACTACAACATGTCCCTGGCCGACCTGGCAACGGGCCAAAATTTATTTGAGAATGCCGACGATCCGCGCGGCTGCAAGCTCTCTAAGCTGGGCTACCAGTTCATTGCCGGGGTGCTGCGCCACGCCAAGGCCATCTGCGCCGTCACCTGCCCCACGGTCAACAGCTACAAGCGGCTGCTGCGCCAGGGCAGCATGTCGGGCTTTACCTGGGCCCCGGTCTACATCTGCTACGGCAACAACAACCGCACCAATATGCTGCGCATCCCTTTGGCGGGGGGCCGAGTCGAGTGCCGCGCCGCCGACATTGCCACCAACCCCTACCTGGGGGCCGCGATGATTTTAGCCGCCGGGCTGGAGGGCATCGCTGAGGGGCTTGACCCCGGCGACCCCCACACCGAAAACATGTACAACTATTCTCTGAGTGACCTGAATACCCTGGGCATCGATATGCTGCCCCGCACATTGCAAGAGGCGATCGACGCCTTTGAGGCCGACTCGCTCAGCCAGGCCGTGATGGGGCCCTTGATGCACCAGACCTACATCGATTTTCGCCGTCAGGAATGGAACGAGTACCACACCCACATTTCTGACTGGGAAATTAAGCGGTACCTGAAGTTCTTTTAG